AGGGTGTACGACACGGTCTCCCCGGGCCGGAAGTACGCCGGGCCCGCCTTCGTGATCGCCAGGTCCACGCTCGCCGGCACCGCGACCGAGATGGTGGCGACGTTGCTGGTCGCGCCCTGGTTGTCCTGCACGGTGTACGTGACGCTGCTCGTCCCGGTCGTGAACCCGGGCGCGGGCGTGAACGTGACGTTCCCGGCGTTGTCCACCGTGAACGTGCCCTTCCCCGGGTCGGTGAACGTCGTCTGCCGACCCGGCGTGGCCGGGTCGAGGTCCACTGTCGCGGCGTTCACCGTGCCGGGCGCGGTGTCGGTGTCGTTCCCCGTCACGCTGAACGTCACGCTCACGCCCGGATCGGTGCTGCTGGCGTCGTTCACCGCCACCGGGGGCCGGTTCACGGGAATCGTGTACGTGGCCGCCGCGCTCGTGGCCCCGTTGTCGTCCGTCACGGTGTACTGGAAGGTCGCGTTGCCGTCGAAGGCGGGGTTGGGCGTGAACGTCAGGTTGGCAGGCGCGCAGCTGCTCGGCACGCTGG
The window above is part of the Deinococcus aquiradiocola genome. Proteins encoded here:
- a CDS encoding Ig-like domain-containing protein, with amino-acid sequence NQPPVAANVTNAVVTSTAGAVSLTPGLSGTDADGTVVTYTVTTLPTAAMGTLSCSGTAIASVPSSCAPANLTFTPNPAFDGNATFQYTVTDDNGATSAAATYTIPVNRPPVAVNDASSTDPGVSVTFSVTGNDTDTAPGTVNAATVDLDPATPGRQTTFTDPGKGTFTVDNAGNVTFTPAPGFTTGTSSVTYTVQDNQGATSNVATISVAVPASVDLAITKAGPAYFRPGETVSYTL